The Apis mellifera strain DH4 linkage group LG8, Amel_HAv3.1, whole genome shotgun sequence genome contains a region encoding:
- the LOC552031 gene encoding chromodomain-helicase-DNA-binding protein Mi-2 homolog isoform X6, whose translation MASDEEVDESYAGEDDLDETGGQVSNVNQQVDGSSDAEESQRLEEDDDYEPEERKKKKGKKRKARSEDKKGKKKKKKKKSDSGDESDFGGGGETGDIAGDDSDYAGNRKSRKSSSRKSSSHNASAPPSQEPTTGMPTIEEVCNTFGLTDVQIEYTDADFQNLTTYKLFQQHVRPLLAKENPKVPMSKLMMLVAAKWRDFSELNPHTQPDTDVSSANVDEDSRNARANRSSAVQEGEDEEEDDEDSDRKRKSRGSRAKKGKKASKVPTLKIKLGKRKRGSSDEEAEGSGVGTDRDSDMEFEQMLADAEEPVGADGTNKGNTEESGIEPPAEPPVRRKAKTKIGNKTKKKKKTKTTSKFPDGEEGLQTDHQDYCEVCQQGGEIILCDTCPRAYHLVCLEPELEETPEGKWSCPHCEGEGAAEDDDEHMEFCRICKDGGELLCCDSCTSAYHTHCLNPPLSEIPDGDWKCPRCSCPPIRGKVAKILTWRWKDCPETPSEEPSTSKATPKQRRMREFFVKWADMSYWHCDWITELQLDVFHPLMFRNYSRKYDMDEPPKLEEPLDESDSRVKRLKEQDGATNRDEYNLEERFYRYGVRPEWLVVHRVINHRLSRDGRATYLVKWRELGYDQATWEDEHEDIPGLKQAIEYYLDLRAANCCDGSSSRKGKKGKGKKSKTRELIDDEERTPKRYTPPPDKPTTDLKKKYERQPEYLDQTGMQLHPYQLEGLNWLRYSWGQGIDTILADEMGLGKTIQTITFLYSLYKEGHCKGPFLVSVPLSTIINWEREFETWAPDFYCVTYVGDKDSRIVIRENELSFEEGAVRGGRASKIRSNQIKFNVLLTSYELISIDSACLGSIDWAVLVVDEAHRLKSNQSKFFRLLASYNIAYKLLLTGTPLQNNLEELFHLLNFLCRDKFNDLAAFQNEFADISKEEQVKKLHELLGPHMLRRLKADVLKNMPSKSEFIVRVELSPMQKKYYKYILTRNFEALNPKGGGQQVSLLNIMMDLKKCCNHPYLFPAASQEAPTAPNGSYETSALIKAAGKLVLLSKMLKKLRDDGHRVLIFSQMTKMLDILEDYLEGEGYKYERIDGNITGAQRQEAIDRFNAPGAQQFVFLLSTRAGGLGINLATADTVIIYDSDWNPHNDIQAFSRAHRIGQANKVMIYRFVTRNSVEERVTQVAKRKMMLTHLVVRPGMGGKGANFSKQELDDILRFGTEELFKEEEGKEDEAIHYDDKAVAELLDRSKEGIEQKENWANEYLSSFKVASYVTKEGETEEEADTEIIKQEAENTDPAYWIKLLRHHYEQQQEDIARTLGKGKRIRKQVNYNDGGVTGDQSTRDDQPWQENLSDYNSDFSAPSDDDKEDDDFDEKGDGDLLSRRSRRRLERRDEKDRPLPPLLARVNGNIEVLGFNARQRKAFLNAIMRYGMPPQDAFNSQWLVRDLRGKSEKNFKAYVSLFMRHLCEPGADNAETFADGVPREGLSRQHVLTRIGVMSLIRKKVQEFEHINGYYSMPEMIRKPVEPVKVDGSGDGATGTSSTSATPATSNAASPSPAATPTPTAISGTTITDTNKSNSDSSEIKECKEEQKDKEITETKDVKEESKDSKEEEENNTEKDKDKDDVKKEEKDAESETIDKEKDKLDIKEEKSLTKHDEKVENTENKTKQDSEEDVVIVKDDEEETEKREEKDNKEKDIKDCDSETIKPKRKFMFNIADGGFTELHTLWLNEEKAAVPGREYEIWHRRHDYWLLAGIVTHGYGRWQDIQNDIRFAIINEPFKMDVGKGNFLEIKNKFLARRFKLLEQALVIEEQLRRAAYLNLTQDPNHPAMSLNARFAEVECLAESHQHLSKESLAGNKPANAVLHKVLNQLEELLSDMKSDVSRLPATLARIPPVAQRLQMSERSILSRLAATAPGGNNSQSGQAALLAQQFPAGFSGGQLPATFAGAANFGNFRPQYSVPGQPPQGFTA comes from the exons ATGGCATCCGATGAGGAGGTAGACGAGAGCTACGCGG GAGAAGATGATTTAGATGAAACTGGAGGTCAAGTTTCAAATGTTAATCAACAAGTGGATGGTTCATCTGATGCAGAGGAATCTCAAAGATTA gaAGAAGATGATGATTATGAaccagaagaaagaaaaaaaaagaaagggaaaaaacgaAAAGCACGTAGTGAAGATaagaaggggaagaaaaaaaagaaaaagaaaaaatctgaTTCTGgagat GAAAGTGATTTTGGAGGTGGTGGTGAAACTGGTGATATAGCTGGAGATGATAGTGATTATGCaggaaatagaaaaagtaGAAAGTCTTCTTCCAGGAAATCATCTAGTCATAATGCATCAGCTCCACCTAGCCAAGAACCTACAACTGGAATGCCCACAATTGAAGAAGTCTGTAACACATTTGGATTGACAGATGTACAAATTGAATATACTGATGCAGACTTCCAGAATTTAACtacctataaattatttcaacaacATGTTAGACCACTTCTAGCAAAGGAGAATCCAAAA gttCCAATGTCAAAGCTTATGATGTTAGTAGCTGCTAAATGGCGTGatttttctgaattaaatCCTCATACGCAACCAGATACAGATGTATCATCAGCAAATGTAGATGAGGATAGTAGAAATGCAAGAGCAAATCGTAGTAGTGCAGTCCAGGAAGgtgaagatgaagaagaagatgatgaaGATAGCGATAGAAAACGAAAATCACGAGGATCTAgagcaaaaaaaggaaaaaaagcttCTAAAGTACCAACACTTAAAATCAAACTTGGAAAACGTAAACGGGGAAGTTCAGATGAAGAAGCAGAAGGTAGTGGTGTTGGTACTGATAGAGATTCAGATATGGAATTTGAGCAGATGTTAGCAGATGCAGAAGAACCTGTTGGTGCAGATGGGACAAATAAAGGAAATACAGAAGAAAGCGGGATTGAACCACCGGCAGAACCACCTGTTCGTAGGAAGGCGAAAACCAAAATCggaaataaaactaaaaagaagaagaaaacaaaaactACATCAAAGTTTCCAGATGGAGAAGAAGGTCTTcag ACTGATCATCAGGATTATTGCGAAGTATGTCAACAAGGtggagaaattattctttgtgACACATGTCCTAGAGCTTATCATTTGGTATGTTTAGAACCTGAATTAGAAGAAACCCCTGAAGGAAAATGGAGTTGTCCTCACTGTGAAGGAGAAG gtgcAGCAGAAGATGATGACGAGCATATGGAATTTTGTAGAATATGTAAAGATGGTGGTGAATTGCTATGTTGTGATAGCTGTACTAGTGCTTATCATACACATTGTTTGAATCCACCACTTTCAGAAATTCCTGATGGTGATTGGAAGTGCCCTAGATGTTCTTGTCCACCTATACGTGGAAAAg ttGCGAAGATCTTAACATGGAGATGGAAAGATTGTCCAGAAACACCTTCTGAAGAACCTTCAACGAGTAAAGCTACTCCCAAACAACGTAGAATGCGTGAATTCTTTGTGAAATGGGCAGATATGTCCTATTGGCATTGTGATTGGATTACAGAATTACAGCTTGATGTTTTCCATCCTCTTATGTTTAG aaattattcacGAAAATATGATATGGATGAACCACCGAAATTGGAAGAACCATTGGATGAAAGTGATTCTCGTGTAAAACGACTGAAAGAACAGGACGGTGCTACTAATAGAGATGAATACAATTTAGAAGAACGATTTTATCGTTATGGAGTTCGTCCAGAATGGCTTGTAGTACATAGAGTAATCAATCATAGACTTTCAAGAGATGGTAGAGCGACATATCTTGTTAAATGGAGAGAATTAGGATATGATCAGGCAACGTGGGAAGATGAGCATGAAGATATTCCTGGATTAAAACAGgctattgaatattatttggatCTCAGAGCAGCAAATTGTTGTGATGGTAGTTCTTCACGCAAGGGCAAGAAGG gTAAAGGCAAGAAATCGAAGACTCGTGAACTTATTGATGATGAAGAAAGAACGCCTAAAAGATATACTCCTCCACCTGATAAACCTACTACAGATCTCAAGAAAAAATACGAACGGCAGCCAGAATATTTAGATCAGACTGGAATGCAATTACATCCTTATCAGCTAGAA gGTTTAAATTGGTTAAGATATTCATGGGGCCAAGGCATAGACACTATTTTAGCAGATGAAATGGGACTGGGAAAAACTATTCAAACTATTACATTTCTCTATTCTTTGTACAAAGAAGGACATTGTAAAGGACCATTCTTGGTATCTGTTCCCCTATcaactattattaattggGAACGTGAATTTGAAACTTGGGCACCTGATTTTTATTGTGTTACTTATGTTG gtGACAAAGATAGTCGTATTGTAATTCGAGAGAATGAATTATCATTTGAAGAGGGTGCTGTTCGTGGAGGTCGAGCATCaaagattcgatcgaatcaaattaaatttaatgtactCCTTACAAGTTATGAACTGATTTCAATTGATTCTGCATGTTTAGGATCAATAGATTGGGCCGTGTTAGTAGTAGACGAAGCACATAGGCTTAAATCTAACCAATCAaagttttttagattattagcATCTTACaatattgcatataaattattattaactggAACTCCTTTACAAAACAATTTGGAagaattgtttcatttattgaattttctatgtcgtgataaatttaatgactTAGCTGCGTTTCAAAATGAATTCGCtgatatttcgaaagaagaacAAGTAAAGAAATTACATGAATTACTTGGACCACATATGTTAAGAAGATTAAAGGCTGATGTGCTGaag aatatgcCAAGTAAATCGGAATTCATTGTCCGCGTCGAATTATCTCCTatgcaaaagaaatattataaatatatattaacgagAAATTTCGAGGCATTAAATCCTAAAGGAGGAGGCCAACAAGTAtcgttattgaatattatgatggatttaaaaaaatgttgcaaTCATCCTTACTTATTCCCAGCTGCATCTCAAGAAGCACCAACCGCACCAAATGGAAGTTATGAAACATCTGCATTAATTAAAGCAGCAGGAAAACTCGTTCTATTGAGTAAaatgttaaagaaattaagagaTGACGGACATAGAGTATTAATCTTTTCTCAAATGACAAAAATGTTAGATATTCTCGAAGATTATTTAGAAGGAGAAGgctataaatatgaaagaatagaTGGTAATATTACTGGTGCTCAACGACAAGAAGCTATTGATAGATTTAATGCACCTG GTGCACAACAATTtgtgtttcttctttctactcGTGCTGGTGGTTTGGGTATAAACTTGGCTACCGCTGACACTGTAATCATTTATGATTCTGATTGGAATCCTCATAACGATATTCAAGCATTTAGTAGAGCTCATAGAATTGGCCAAGCTAACAAAGTCATGATTTATAGATTCGTAACTCGTAATTCTGTCGAGGAACGAGTTACACAAGTGGCAAAACGTAAAATGATGTTAACGCATTTAGTCGTAAGACCTGGCATGGGCGGAAAAGGTGCTAACTTCAGTAAACAAGAACTTGATGACATTTTACGAtttg gTACTgaggaattatttaaagaggaagaaggtAAAGAAGATGAAGCTATTCATTATGATGATAAAGCTGTGGCTGAATTATTAGATAGAAGCAAGGAAGGTATTGAGCAGAAAGAAAATTGGGCCAATGAATATTTAAGTTCATTCAAAGTAGCATCATATGTAACAAAAGAAGGCGAAACAGAAGAAGAAGCTGATACTGAAATTATCAAACAAGAAGCTGAAAATACTGATCCAGCATACTGGATCAAATTATTAAGACATCATTACGAACAACAACAGGAAGATATAGCCAGAACACTTGGAAAag gtaAACGAATACGTAAAcaagtaaattataatgatggaGGAGTAACTGGAGACCAAAGTACAAGAGACGACCAACCTTGGCAGGAGAATCTCTCCGATTATAACAGTGATTTCAGTGCTCCTAGTGATGATGATAAAGAAGATGACGATTTTGATGAAAAGGGTGATGGAGATTTATTATCTCGAAGAAGTAGAAGAAGATTAGAAAGGAGAGACGAAAAAGATCGACCTCTACCTCCATTACTTGCTAGAGTTAATGGAAATATTGaa GTATTGGGTTTCAATGCTAGGCAGAGAAAAGCATTTCTTAATGCGATTATGCGTTACGGTATGCCACCACAAGACGCATTTAATTCTCAATG GTTGGTGCGAGATTTAAGAGGCAAATCGGAAAAAAACTTCAAAGCAtatgtttctctttttatgcGGCATCTCTGTGAACCTGGTGCAGACAATGCCGAAACGTTTGCAGACGGTGTTCCAAGAGAAGGTCTCAGTAGACAGCATGTTCTAACAAGAATTGGTGTAATGtctttgataagaaaaaag gtGCAAGAATTTGAACATATTAATGGATATTATTCGATGCCTGAAATGATACGAAAGCCAGTAGAACCTGTAAAAGTAGATGGTAGTGGAGATGGAGCAACTGGGACTAGTAGTACTAGTGCAACACCAGCTACTTCTAATGCTGCTAGTCCAAGTCCTGCTGCGACTCCAACTCCAACAGCCATATCTGGAACTACAATTACTGATactaataaatctaattctgATAGttctgaaataaaagaatgcaAAGAAGAACAAAAGGATAAagaa atTACAGAAACAAAAGATGTGAAAGAAGAATCAAAGGAttctaaagaagaagaagaaaataatacagagaaagataaagataaagatgatgtgaaaaaggaggagaaagatgCAGAATCAGAAACaatagataaagaaaaggataaattggatattaaagaagaaaagtcaTTAACAAAACATGacgaaaaagttgaaaatactgaaaataaaacaaagcaAGATTCTGAAGAAGATGTAGTTATCGTTAAagatgatgaagaagaaactGAAAAACGAGAA gagaaagataataaagaaaaagatataaaggaTTGTGATTCAGAAACGATAAAACCTAAACGTAAATTCATGTTCAACATAGCTGATGGAGGTTTCACAGAATTGCATACATTATggttaaatgaagaaaaagctGCAGTTCCTGGTCGTGAATATGAAATCTGGCATCGAAGACATGATTATTGGTTATTAGCTGGTATTGTTACACATGGTTATGGTCGTTGGCAAGATATTCAAAACGATATcag gtTCGCAATAATTAATGAACCATTTAAAATGGATGTGGGTAAGGGTAACTTcttagaaataaagaataaatttttagctaGACGCTTTAAATTGTTGGAACAAGCATTAGTGATAGAAGAACAATTAAGAAGAGCTGCATATCTGAATTTAACACAAGATCCTAATCATCCTGCAATGAGTTTAAATGCAAGATTTGCCGAAGTTGAGTGCCTTGCAGAATCACATCAACATCTTAGTAAAGAAAGTCTTGCAGGAAATAAACCAGCCAATGCTGTCTTGCATAAA gtaCTAAATCAAttggaagaattattatcTGACATGAAATCTGACGTAAGCCGTTTACCAGCTACTTTAGCTCGTATTCCACCTGTTGCGCAAAGACTTCAAATGTCAGAGAGATCTATA